The genome window CGCCCGGATTGTTCGTCACCGCATCGACGATGTAGACCGGTCCCGAATACGGAGCCTGGAACCGGCCGCGGCGGGCATCCAGCTGCGAACGGGCCGCGATGACGCCGTGAAGGACCGAGACCGGCTCGTCACCGGTCGCGACTTTGAACAGGTTGCTGTAGGCCAGGACCCGCGTCCCGACCCCGGCCGGCGCCGACTCGTCGAGATTGAAGTGCGGAAGCCCCTCGGCCTCGATCTTCAGCACCGCCAGATCGATCCTGGGATCGACGCCGACGACCTTCCCGTAGAACCGGCGGCCGTCATCGAGGACGACCGTCACGACGTCGCCGTCGAGGATATGACTCCAGACCGTGACAATGTGCCCCTCGCCAGAGACCAGGAACCCCGAGCCGTACGCATGCAGCCCCTTGATCCCGCCGGCCCCAAAGAGCTTCACCACGCGTGACTGGACCTGGGCGATCGCCTCCTGCGTGGCCCCGGCTCGAACGGCCGGGACAAATGCGAGGTTCAAAGCGGCGATCAGAGCTGCCACACGCCACATGCCGATGTCTCCGTAACGGCACTTCCCACACGGACTGGGAGTCCGCTGCGTAAAGTCTTCACACATCGTACGCAAAGTGCGGGCCACTTGCGCAGCCGAATTCACGCCCTGCCGCTTTCGATGCGGCTTGCTGCCAGCTTTCCACGGCCAGTCATCCGCGACTCTGGGCCGAAACGAACGGCAACCTGCTCGCTGACGGGGAAAGAACGCGTCGGTTCCGACACAGGTCGGCCTGCCGGAGCCCAACCGGACGGCCCAGGCCTACCGGTGCGAGTGCGATTCCCGCTTCCGTTCGCATTCTACGCAGTTACGGGCGTACGGAATGACCTTGAGCCGGAGCTTGGGAATCGTCGATTTTCCGGGAGGCTTACCCGCTTCGACACACCGTTGGCAGAGCCCGTAAGTCCCCTTTTCGATCCGATGCAGCGCCTGCTGGACTTCGTCAAGGATGTCCTGCTCGCTCTCCATCATCCGGAGGGAGAATTCCTGCTCGTACGTTTCCGTCCCCAGTTCCGCCATGTGGGTGGGGGTCTTGGAATCCTGGCCGTTGTCGAGCGCTTCCCGCGTCAGATCCTGAACGTCGCCCCGAAGCCGTGCCTGCAGAGTGAGCAGCAGTGACCGAAACTGCTCCAGTTCATTGGCCTTGATCATTTGACGATCCGAACCCGTTGACGCAGAAATCAGAGAATTCTGATTATCGCCGACGGCCCACCTTTTGCAATCAATGTGCCGCAGTCTGTCATCGAAATCTTGACCCGAGCGACGGGATTCGCCGGGAAAGTCTCTCCAGGGGCTCCAGACTGAGCCCGTGCCCGGTCTCCGGCGGCCGACCTCGTCCCGGGCGGTTCGCGCGCAACGCTTGGTGACAAAACCGGTTCCAGATGCTATCACCTCCCCTGTCTCGACGTCGGCCGGGTCCGAAGGGGACCTGCCGCCGTGGTCCGGGACGGCTCCAGGAGGGGGTTGGGGGATGGGTGTTCCGGTCTCGCAGATGTGGACGGTCGCCAAGTACGTCCTGACGCAGCGGCTGCGCGGCGTCAAACGCTACCCGCTCGT of Planctomyces sp. SH-PL14 contains these proteins:
- a CDS encoding S1C family serine protease gives rise to the protein MWRVAALIAALNLAFVPAVRAGATQEAIAQVQSRVVKLFGAGGIKGLHAYGSGFLVSGEGHIVTVWSHILDGDVVTVVLDDGRRFYGKVVGVDPRIDLAVLKIEAEGLPHFNLDESAPAGVGTRVLAYSNLFKVATGDEPVSVLHGVIAARSQLDARRGRFQAPYSGPVYIVDAVTNNPGAGGGVLATLDGKLLGVIGRELRSRETNLWLNYVVPMDQLTPRIREIISGKFSGSSFENDMPPSASATVSSLELGLILVPDVVYRTPAYIDQVVPGSLASRVDLRPDDLIVFVNNEVVPSIRAFQSELGRARPGSGLNVVVRRKNQLVSVTIDLPTGNDRR
- a CDS encoding TraR/DksA family transcriptional regulator — encoded protein: MIKANELEQFRSLLLTLQARLRGDVQDLTREALDNGQDSKTPTHMAELGTETYEQEFSLRMMESEQDILDEVQQALHRIEKGTYGLCQRCVEAGKPPGKSTIPKLRLKVIPYARNCVECERKRESHSHR